A part of Octopus sinensis linkage group LG7, ASM634580v1, whole genome shotgun sequence genomic DNA contains:
- the LOC115214495 gene encoding piggyBac transposable element-derived protein 4-like has translation MSKTRYSKISQYLHLTDSTNAPNKNDPNYDPLYKVRPVIDLLVNNYKTVYLPGKNLSVDEAMIGYKGRVHFQQYMPAKPTKWGIKIWEVCESETGYCVNFNVYTDKKPDE, from the exons ATGTCGAAGACGAGGTATTCGAAAATATCTCAGTATTTGCATTTAACTGATTCTACCAATGCCCCCAACAAAAACGACCCAAACTACGATCCCCTGTACAAAGTACGTCCTGTAATTGATTTActtgtaaataattataaaactgtTTATTTACCTGGGAAAAATCTCAGTGTAGATGAAGCCATGATAGGCTATAAGGGCAGAGTACATTTTCAGCAGTACATGCCTGCTAAACCTACTAAATGGGGGATCAAAATATGGGAAGTTTGTGAATCGGAGACAGGATATTGTGTAAACTTCAATGTTTACACAGATAAAAA GCCTGATGagtaa